Proteins encoded within one genomic window of Cydia pomonella isolate Wapato2018A chromosome 12, ilCydPomo1, whole genome shotgun sequence:
- the LOC133523281 gene encoding protein lifeguard 1 isoform X1: protein MTETTGYAQPGTMEVEDGEVKGFEFNDKSIRRGFIRKVYSILMCQLLVTFGAICLFVYHGPTKRWFLANPYMIWVAFAVTLVTMIVMACCENVRRTTPMNFIFLAIFTLAQSFLLGAVSATSAPDAVMMAVGITAAVSLALTLFAFQTKWDFTMMGGFLVCATVALLILGICAIFIRSNVLQLVYGCIGALIFCMYLVYDTQLMMGGKHKYSISPEEYIFAALNLYLDIVNIFLYILMIINAASK, encoded by the exons ATGACCGAG ACGACTGGTTACGCGCAACCAGGAACCATGGAGGTGGAAGATGGAGAGGTCAAGGGCTTCGAATTCAACGATAAAAGCATCCGCAGAGGATTTATACGAAAG GTGTACTCAATTTTGATGTGCCAGTTACTGGTGACCTTCGGCGCCATCTGTCTGTTTGTTTATCACGGGCCTACCAAAAGATGGTTTTTGGCTAACCCATACATGAT atggGTGGCGTTCGCGGTAACACTGGTCACGATGATAGTAATGGCGTGCTGCGAAAACGTGCGGCGAACGACTCCAATGAATTTTATATTCCTGGCCATCTTCACTCTAGCCCAGAGCTTTCTGCTGGGCGCGGTCAGCGCTACCAGCGCTCCTGACGCG GTAATGATGGCCGTCGGGATAACAGCAGCAGTAAGCTTGGCTCTTACGCTGTTCGCTTTCCAGACCAAGTGGGACTTTACGATGATGGGAGGATTCCTTGTCTGCGCGACAGTAGCCCTGCTAATTCTTG GAATTTGTGCCATATTCATCCGGAGTAACGTCCTCCAGCTCGTCTACGGCTGCATTGGAGCCCTCATCTTCTGCATGTATCTGGTCTATGATACACAGCTCATGATGGGCGGCAAGCACAAGTACAGCATCAGCCCTGAGGAGTATATCTTCGCAGCACTGAACCTTTATCTGGATATTGTTAATATCTTCCTGTATATTTTGATGATAATAAATGCAGCTTCGAAGTAG
- the LOC133523281 gene encoding protein lifeguard 1 isoform X2 has translation MEVEDGEVKGFEFNDKSIRRGFIRKVYSILMCQLLVTFGAICLFVYHGPTKRWFLANPYMIWVAFAVTLVTMIVMACCENVRRTTPMNFIFLAIFTLAQSFLLGAVSATSAPDAVMMAVGITAAVSLALTLFAFQTKWDFTMMGGFLVCATVALLILGICAIFIRSNVLQLVYGCIGALIFCMYLVYDTQLMMGGKHKYSISPEEYIFAALNLYLDIVNIFLYILMIINAASK, from the exons ATGGAGGTGGAAGATGGAGAGGTCAAGGGCTTCGAATTCAACGATAAAAGCATCCGCAGAGGATTTATACGAAAG GTGTACTCAATTTTGATGTGCCAGTTACTGGTGACCTTCGGCGCCATCTGTCTGTTTGTTTATCACGGGCCTACCAAAAGATGGTTTTTGGCTAACCCATACATGAT atggGTGGCGTTCGCGGTAACACTGGTCACGATGATAGTAATGGCGTGCTGCGAAAACGTGCGGCGAACGACTCCAATGAATTTTATATTCCTGGCCATCTTCACTCTAGCCCAGAGCTTTCTGCTGGGCGCGGTCAGCGCTACCAGCGCTCCTGACGCG GTAATGATGGCCGTCGGGATAACAGCAGCAGTAAGCTTGGCTCTTACGCTGTTCGCTTTCCAGACCAAGTGGGACTTTACGATGATGGGAGGATTCCTTGTCTGCGCGACAGTAGCCCTGCTAATTCTTG GAATTTGTGCCATATTCATCCGGAGTAACGTCCTCCAGCTCGTCTACGGCTGCATTGGAGCCCTCATCTTCTGCATGTATCTGGTCTATGATACACAGCTCATGATGGGCGGCAAGCACAAGTACAGCATCAGCCCTGAGGAGTATATCTTCGCAGCACTGAACCTTTATCTGGATATTGTTAATATCTTCCTGTATATTTTGATGATAATAAATGCAGCTTCGAAGTAG
- the LOC133523265 gene encoding three prime repair exonuclease 2-like, whose product MAPIATYVFFDLGTTGLRDTDPKITELHMIAIRCDNLRKYFREGGEEYDAKPPACEKFHCRRENDVMWFISREGEDYDFYENCSLKDETVSFLEDLEKPVCLIAQNGNKFDFPLLKDELADAEGFSPKEIVCADSMAAFYDILEPDSRKTSYKERKRGSFPWPDYHSGRKTYRLEEVYKRKFQVKPILEGAKDRNKALVKIALRQGFEFMLWVAENNKPLTSFF is encoded by the coding sequence ATGGCACCGATTGCAACTTACGTGTTTTTCGATCTTGGAACGACCGGTCTACGTGATACAGATCCTAAAATAACAGAGTTACACATGATAGCGATTAGATGCGACAATCTTCGAAAATATTTTCGGGAAGGAGGCGAAGAATATGATGCAAAACCTCCAGCTTGTGAAAAATTCCACTGCCGACGAGAAAATGATGTGATGTGGTTTATCAGTCGAGAAGGAGAGGATTACGACTTCTACGAGAATTGTAGCCTGAAGGATGAGACAGTCAGTTTTCTTGAAGATTTAGAAAAACCTGTGTGTCTGATCGCTCAAAACggaaataaattcgattttccTTTATTGAAAGATGAACTAGCTGATGCCGAAGGATTTTCACCGAAAGAAATCGTCTGTGCCGATTCAATGGCCGCTTTCTATGATATTCTCGAACCGGATTCTAGAAAGACTTCTTATAAGGAACGGAAAAGAGGATCTTTCCCATGGCCTGATTATCATTCTGGTAGAAAGACGTATCGCTTGGAAGAAGTATATAAAAGAAAGTTTCAAGTTAAGCCTATTCTAGAAGGTGCAAAGGATCGCAACAAGGCGCTGGTAAAGATTGCTTTGCGTCAAGGCTTCGAATTCATGCTTTGGGTGGCTGAAAACAACAAGCCGTTgacttcttttttttaa